Part of the Sorghum bicolor cultivar BTx623 chromosome 1, Sorghum_bicolor_NCBIv3, whole genome shotgun sequence genome, AAATCAACAGAAATGTTCTTGATAGTGAGCCAGTAAAGCCACCTGCTTTAGTTGACACTCCTTTTACATTTGTTGAAGACCTGAAAACCTTGGAGGTGCTAGCCACAAAGCTGAAGGATGCAACTGAGTTTGCTGTAAGTGTGCTTCTTTCATGTTGATGCCTCAAATAGATCAGTGATTGTGAGAACTGCATGTAACAcagataaatatatatatataataactgTCATCATGCTTTGTGTCAAGTATCAACTGACATTAGGAATTTGTAGGTAGCATTGTGTGTCATCATACTTGTAAGTTCTGGCTGTTGAACATTAATTTCTGTACTGGTGCTATCATATGCATTGAGAATTTCTGTTTTGTAAGTGTACATTGAGAATTAAGGGTCAGTCTGCACTAACAACCTAATTTCGGCGGATGAATGCCAGTGCCGAAAGAAAAGGGCAGACCCAGTGCCGGAGGCTCCCACATGCACATAAATGTTAAGATGGGGCCACTAGTGCTAAAAGAGCTAACTTAGCCATGTTCAAGCATGATTAAGTATACAACTTAAAAAGAAATATGGAAATTTAGGGGGGGGGGGCATGGACCTTTTGGCCTCAATGAAGCTCCCCCAGTGACGAATGCCAACAGACCAGCAAAAGCTAGCTTAGAGTTTGACGGAAGGATTCAGAGGACTAGAACTTGCTCTTAGGGATGCAAAGCACACGGGGAGTTAACCAGTATCGGCCCCCTGATGAGGGTGATAACCTTACGTTCTAGGTGAGCTGGAGCCCTTTGCTACTCCACTGTTCAATGCTCCAATCCCTTACATGGGAGTGGAGGCGGCCTTTTATACCCTGAGATCACCCCCACACCAGCGTGGCTGCAACGCAGCGCTGCTCCTCACTGTCAGCCCAACTTCCCCCCACACCTCAGCATTGGCGCCAGGAAAAAGCGATGGGATGGTGCGCCGTCAGACCCAGAGCGTGCCCCTTGACGTGACTGAGGCGGCCAATGATGACGGCGTCTGCCCCCGCTCCATGTGTGCCTCAGCCTTTCCATCTCATTTAATGCGCACAGCCCTGGGCATGGGGGTGCAGTCAGGAGTAATGCCAAAATGGCCgagcaccttcccaacactctgTGCAGGTGCGTCCCATCGCCGCCCAACAGCTGCTTGCTCGACTAGGCTCTGAACCTGCTTGGTCGGGACACAAGTGCCAAGCACACCAGCTTCCTGCAGGTGACCAGGCACTGAGGGCCTCGTCTGGTCTTCCTCTGTTTGACCACTACACTCCCGTAGTCTCGTTCATCGTCTGGGCCTTAGTGGGTCAGCCCCCAGTTAGGAGGCGGCCATCATGGCCCACCATGTGCCTGGCAGGATGCCCGATCCTGTGGGATTTCGCACACATCAATTGTTGGATGGATGCAACAGTGAGTTATGCATGGTGAATGTGTTCAATTGTCATCGTATCAGCCATCAAATTGTTCTTAATCATCAGTACTGTGGTGAATATGATGATCCTAGTATAGTAATGTCATCTGCTGCCAATTTAGGGCTTAGCCATTTTAATGCGCACAAAGTGGTTAGATATATTGTTGTCCATTATCTTCTTTGCTTGTCTAGATACCTTGGCAGTTTGTTAATTCTACCGTCGTATCACTCAAAATACTTTGGTTGAATTTCTCCATTTATTGATGCATCACATTTTCTTGAAGAGATTTCTACTCTATATGTTAAACATAATTTTTGGAAATTACATGCACTCCTATTTTCTCTATGTTGCTGTGGTAAAAGTTATTTCTTTGCGTGATTATGCATCTATGCACTGAGCACTGTTTATTAACTAAAATATTTTGACCCTGTCTCTGAGCATTTCAGGTTGATTTGGAACACAACCATTATAGGACGTTTCAGGGTTTGACATGCTTGATGCAGATTTCAACAAGAACAGAGGACTTTATTGTTGACACTCTTAAGCTTCGTAAATATCTTGGTGATTATCTTAGAGAATTTTTCAGAGATCCAACCAAGAAAAAGGTGCAATATGCTCTCTTTCTATACATTTATATTTTTGTAATGTGTCTAAAAACTGTAGTTTCTTATTGGTCTTATGACAAATAGGTAATGCATGGCGCAGGTCGTGATATTATATGGCTTCAACGAGACTTCAGCATATATGTCTGCAACCTTTTTGACACAGGccaggtatggtgcacacagcAGGATTGTGTCCATAGTTCATACATTTGGTTTCTGTTTCTTTTACTTTACATTTTTTTTCGTCATCTTAGTTACCATCTTAATGGCTTTTTAACTGAAGCTTGATCTTTTCCTTCAACTTAAATAGGCTTCAAAGGTCTTACAGATGGACCGTAACAGCTTGGAGCATCTTTTGCACCATTTCTGTGGAGTAACTGCAAACAAAGAGTACGTGATTCTGTTTACCTCCTTAACGCTTCTAGTTTACAGGTTCCATACTTCCATGTCATGGGAACTATAAAGCATGATATACATTTTCCTGCAGATACCAAGCTGCAGATTGGAGATTGAGGCCCCTTCCTGATGAAATGATCAAGTACTGTGCATTGATACTCCTTCCTTTGATATGATGTAtttttaatatttctttttatcaTTTTACGCCCCCACTCCAGAGAATAATTTCCACCAAGTGTATCTCATTGTGATTGCTGTGTGCAGATATGCTAGAGAGGATACACACTATCTGCTGTATATATATGACCTGATGAGATTGAGACTAGTGAATGAGTCATCAGGGGAAAATGATCTTCTTTTAGAGGTAAATCTTTTTTTTCGTTAGTGCATTTTCCCTTCTTCCCTGTCTACTGTCCAACTTTACCAGACTTGCTCAGTATTCTCTTCTTCTGGTGTTCTCCCCTAGATTAATGTAGAGCACTGGAGCAGCTAGTTCTGCAACCAATTGTCTATATTAGCAGGGTGgacatttcttttcttttttctatttATTACTAAATTTTACTGTTTATTAATCTGTGAGATAAGTGTAGTAGGCCCTATTGTTTGAAAAAGATGGAGCACGTCTTAAATTAAGATTCACGTCTTACTTACCTGAGTTGTTGCATCTTTGATGTGTGTTTTTAACTTTTTTTATCTTATTAACTGATTTGGAACATTGAGCACATGCATTTTTTCTTTGCACCCTTATTGCTTACAGATTCACTTTTCCTGCGTGATACATCATATGGGCATGAGCAACTAAACTGATGTTTCTTTAATTACTGCAGGTTTGCAAGCGCAGCAATGAAATTTGCTTGCAACTATATGAGAAGGAGCAGCTGACTGATACATCATATCTACATATACATGGGTCCGTATTGTGCTTGCTTAATGCAGCTTTATTCAGTAGATTACAAAATCTGTTGAAGTTTTGTAATATTAGTTTATTCAATTGCAGGTTGAAAGAAAATGAACTGAATGCAAGACAGCTGTCAGTTCTTTCTGTAAGTACATTATTCTTCCTTTTCAGAGCTTCATACTGGCGTTAACCAGGGTGCAACATTGCAAGTTTAAACAATTTACTTGTAATAGAAAAAAAACATTCTATTACTCGTCATctaatttttttccttttccttttccctTCCAGAGTCTATATCGATGGAGAGATGGCATTGCCCGTGCTGAGGATGAGAGCACTGGCTATATATTACCCAATAAAACTCTACTTGAGATAGGTTTATTACTAATCTCAACTTATTTAGTTGTATTGCTTTTCTTGCCTTGGCTAATAACTCTGCCCTTGATTTTTGGATTTATAGCAAAGGAGATGCCTGTGACAAGTGGGAAGTTAAAAAGAATTGTTAAATCAAGAAATTTGTTTCTTGAGCGCCATCTCGGCCATGTTATTAACAATATAAGGGATGCCATAGCAGCTTCTGGTGCTTTTGAAAGTGTAGCGGAGCAGCTGAAGAAGGGAAAGCTTGAAGAGGTTTGTTATGTGATTTTAATTTAACATCTCTTCCACTTTACTATGAGGTTTCTATTCAGTTTGCTGGATTTCATTTGAACTGCAAATATGCTTTTCTGCAGTTAACAGTGGCAGATGTGAAGAACAGCAGTGAGGACATTGAAATGATTCCTGCTGTTGATGTTGGTAACATTGAAGATCCGAATGATGAATCTGCTGTAGTTTCTGCAGTGATTACAAATGTTGGTGCTGCTCCCTGTATGGGGACTATTACAAGCGAAGCTTCTTTGGGTAATATGCATTTAGAGGATGTTGTGCCTGAAACAAAGGACTCTGGTACTTCATCAGGGTTTACTGGACTGGCAGATACAGAAAAACTGAGCAATGACCAGCAGCAAGTAAGAAAAATCATTTTACATATGTGCCTCTGTATTTCTGTCCTTGTACTTAAACAGTTGAATTATCCAGGCAGCAAAGGCTACTGTTCAAGTATCAAAGAGGCCTACAGCTTTTGGAGCTCTGTTTGGAAAACCAGCTGCTGGACGAAAGCCAGATCTTTTCCTAGGGTTTCCAAATGTTCAGGTATTTTTGTTGTACTTTTTTCTATCAGAACTGTTGATCTCAGTGGTGATGGTATTGAAGCCTTGTATCTAGGAAGATGCACTTTCCATGAATTGAATTACTGCCTGGTTCTGAAATACTGCTGAAAATCATTAAGTGCATCGCTAGAGTTTTGACATGCTTGGTATTTGCATCTCTTTGATGAGCATGCATCAGCACAACATAGTAGAACCTGAGATGTTAAGTTCATTGATCGGTGATATGCTGGCTGTATTAACTTCGTTTTGCTGTTGTATTAAAGTTGGCATATCGTACGACTCTAGTAGCTTTCAATATGAAATGCTTGATGGCCACAGTTGTCCTGACTTGTGTTGTTTGTGTGATAACTTCAGGGTAAGACTAAGGTGGACAAGATAACGTCTTCTGTGGTACTTCCTTTTCATCATTTCTCTGGTGGTGCAAAACCTTCATCACCCATCCTTCCAGCAAAAGAATCGTTGCATTCTGAACCAGAAAACATCCAACACGGTGATCCAGCTTGTCGGTTGGAAGAAGTGATACAGTTGGACATGGAAACAGACGAGCCACAACCACCAGAAAATGGCAACGAGGATGGACACTGTGAGACTGAAGACACTGAGATGTCAAAGTCCCCTTCAGATGACCCGTCTGGTACTGAGCAACGATTCCGAACACTCAACGAAGAAAGAAACATTCAGCAGAATCAGAAGACACCTCGAGAATTTGAATTGAGTGTTCCGGTGGTGCCTTTTGATTATGCGGAAGCCAGAAAGAATCTCGTGTCTAGTCAGCCTAAAGCTGAGAGGAGAAAAGACGATGCGGTTGCAAGGGCTATAAATACAGACTCTGGAGATAAGCGGATTGCTTCAAAAAAGCCAGGTGGGGGAGAGGACGAGGGAAATTTCCAGCATCCAAGGAGACGGCAGGCTTTCCCGCCTTCTGGCAATAGAAGTGCTACATATCACTAGTAAGATGTATAACTGACGGATTGGATTGTTTCAAAATTATGGCTACCCTAAAAGGGTAGCACGCGTTGTATGTTCTATTTGAATTTGGACTGGGATATCTCGTAGACAAAACTTGTGGCCTTTTCATCATGACTCATGAGAGAAGAAACCGCCGAGACTGCTACTGCACTGCGGTGTCCTGATGTGTTGCTAACATGACTACGAGAACAGTGTTAGGTATTGcattattttttaacatttttggaACATTAGAATGTCCAATATTTTAGTAGGATGTACATTTCACACGGTTCTCTGCTATGGCTCTGTTTGGCACAGTTTAGCTTCAGTAATGAAGTTGTTTTTTAAGAAAAGAGTTTCATGAGCAACTTTTTAAGAAAAACTGAGCTGTTTTGAAAAAATTGTTTGGCCAAACAACTTCACTAGCAGCTTCATGCAAGAAAGAAATGGGGGAGATAGTTAGGATAAGCTGCTCTTTTTAGCTTCATCTCAACCCATGTTTTTATGAGAGGTGAAAAAAAAAGCTTCACCCGAAACTgttttgtaaaagagcatttaacaaaaaaaaaatacagcttATAGCAACtaatgaagctgttgtgagttGTGCCAAATAGACTTTTAATGCTGTgtttttgcttttgaactcgaAGTCCTGTTTTGGTGCCGCTCAACAATTTTTCTCCTAAACTTCTTTCCAAACGTGCACTGCATTGCTAAACAGGATCCATTTACTTTCCACCACGGTTCATCCTTAATACTCTGATTTTTTGCTATCGCGGTGTGCAGATGAGTTTTTCAGTATAGAATTAAAAAGTGTACTCCTACAAGTTAGCCCCAATGGGGTGTGTGCGCCGATAAGATTAGCGGCACACACTTCGCTGACACCAGGGAAGAAGGGGGCGGGGGATGGGGGCAACGGGCGGATGGTGGACAGAACGGCCGGCAGCGAGGTCACCGCGGCTGTGGCGGTGAATGAGGTGATGCCGTGATGGCAGCGACAACTGTTAGGGTGTTAGGGTTTTAGCTGGTTAGCGTTCGAGCTCTTCTCTGGCCATAGATTGATGTTCGACCGATCAGGAGGGAGTTAGGTATTGCTGTTGGCGCGCGTGTCAAGGAATGGGGTCGCCACGGCCCCACCCGTATTTGGTTGTTGCAGCATAATAGTATGTTCAACTATAGATTTTTTCATGTTCAAACGGTCTGTAGGTAGTACGTACTTCAAATTGTTATTCTTCTTTGAAAGCATGCTATGAGCTCTGGAAAATCTGGGCCATTCTTTAGGGCTTTTCAATTCACCAGGGTGATGTGCTAGCTAAGATGGTTATTTGTTGGTTATAAGAGGATGGTGGAGTCCTGTTTTGCGTTGGTCttgtaaattttaattttaggccttgtttagttcacaaaatattttacaaaatttttcatattctccgtcacatcgaatcttgcggcgcatgcatgaagaactaaatatagataaaacaaataactaattgcaagacgaattttttaaacctaattagttcataattggataatatttgtcaaatacaaacgaaagttttactatttctattttgaaaaaaaaattagtgAAGGCTCTCGCGGTCTATACTCTAGGCCAGTTCAGAAGTAGCGGCAGGCGGCCGcaggcggctgctgctgctgctcttttCCGAAAGAAAACTAGCCGAAGGGAAAAGTGGTCGAGCCGAGCCGGCTAACGGGCTGAGgcctgccttgtttagtttttaaaaaattaaaaaaaaacagattTCCTATTGTacgatacatgaagcattaaataagaataaaaatcataatcaattatacagtttatctataatatatgagacgaattttttaagcatagttagtctataatcagataatatttatcaaatacaaataaaaatactatagtgtttattttacaatttttttaaactaaacaaggacacGAGGGAGAGTAATAACCGAGAAGTCAATGCCGTTCTAGCTGTCCAGCTCCTTTCacataggctttgtttagtttacaaaatattttacaaaatttttcacattctttatcacattgaatcttgcgatacatgtatatagagcattaaatatagataaaagaaataactaattatatatagtttacctataatttacgagacgaattatttaagtctagttagtctataattgaataatatttgtcaaatacgaaCGAAAGTGTTATCgttcctattttgtaaaattttttggaagtaacaAGGCCTAGAGAGCAGAGAAGGTCAACCACCTTTGGCTTGACGCTAGCAGCGATCTCGATCTGCGGAGGACGAGACTGCAACAACCTGACAATCTCTCGAGTTCTTCGTCTCCTTTCTCCCAACGGCATCCATTCAGCTCTTGGATGATCAGGCATGGCCATGGGAGGCCCCTCCTGGACCAATTTGCAGTGCCTGGTGCGGCGGAAGCTGGCGACGGCGAGCTCCGCTGGCTGGGCCGAAGACGCCGACAGGGGAGGTGGCCAGCGCCTCGCCAGGACGCTATCTGTTCCCCACCTCGCCGCCATCGGTACGCACAGCTTCTTGTGGGTTCGGGCTTCAGTTTCAGTGGGCATGCAGTCTCTTTCCTAACTCTGGGTAGAGAGGGTTTTTGTGCTTTCACTGAATCTACTACTACTCTCTCAGATTTA contains:
- the LOC8067368 gene encoding protein RRP6-like 1, which encodes MEADEASPPPPPWAQNKSAAAIEASSGPLAAASSRLSARSRALPSSRDFHFYNNFPAFKSPVGAAAAKADASLGVLGAAPLLPTRQQQLFPGGGDLDDAHDWLVALNDDLLERFGAATDEFKALREKEEASGRRAAPEAGDGFQMVCGKKKKKVGDGDEERVGRVEAFGGSGSVKMVTKDKAAAPGVKAKVPFHIRTIPRPQDVYRIVVDNSSKPFEHVLLERSEDGTRVMHPLEKLPVEQQINRNVLDSEPVKPPALVDTPFTFVEDLKTLEVLATKLKDATEFAVDLEHNHYRTFQGLTCLMQISTRTEDFIVDTLKLRKYLGDYLREFFRDPTKKKVMHGAGRDIIWLQRDFSIYVCNLFDTGQASKVLQMDRNSLEHLLHHFCGVTANKEYQAADWRLRPLPDEMIKYAREDTHYLLYIYDLMRLRLVNESSGENDLLLEVCKRSNEICLQLYEKEQLTDTSYLHIHGLKENELNARQLSVLSSLYRWRDGIARAEDESTGYILPNKTLLEIAKEMPVTSGKLKRIVKSRNLFLERHLGHVINNIRDAIAASGAFESVAEQLKKGKLEELTVADVKNSSEDIEMIPAVDVGNIEDPNDESAVVSAVITNVGAAPCMGTITSEASLGNMHLEDVVPETKDSGTSSGFTGLADTEKLSNDQQQAAKATVQVSKRPTAFGALFGKPAAGRKPDLFLGFPNVQGKTKVDKITSSVVLPFHHFSGGAKPSSPILPAKESLHSEPENIQHGDPACRLEEVIQLDMETDEPQPPENGNEDGHCETEDTEMSKSPSDDPSGTEQRFRTLNEERNIQQNQKTPREFELSVPVVPFDYAEARKNLVSSQPKAERRKDDAVARAINTDSGDKRIASKKPGGGEDEGNFQHPRRRQAFPPSGNRSATYH